The Helicobacter mustelae genome has a segment encoding these proteins:
- a CDS encoding adenosylmethionine--8-amino-7-oxononanoate transaminase, with protein MQSLISQDLAHIWHPCTQMQDHEKIPLIPIQRGEGVFLFDFEGRAYIDGISSWWVNLFGHCNPTINQKLKEQIDSLEHVLLAGFTHEPIITLSRRLCALLPKSLQKCFYADNGSSAIEVALKMSFHKHRLEGRMKTKFLALTHSYHGETLGALSVGNVALYKETYGPLLLDCMFAPSPVGEDFAKELEIFQSLIKNHHKELCAFILEPLVQCAGNMNMYSRDFVHEACKFAQSYGVSVIFDEIAVGFGRVGSMFALLQCGVVPDFLCLSKGITGGYLPLSVVVTSDEVYQSFYAPYEEGRAFLHSHSYTGNPLACACANAVLDLFEKQNVIEKNQELASYILQRFISFGAFKNVTNIRSCGMIFAFDLISNQKRAGLVFFTKALQWGMILRPLGNTIYFMPPYVITKEQVDFVCDGIEGILKEFK; from the coding sequence ATGCAGAGTTTAATCAGCCAGGACCTGGCACATATTTGGCATCCTTGCACGCAGATGCAGGATCATGAAAAAATCCCCCTCATCCCTATCCAAAGAGGCGAGGGGGTGTTTTTATTTGATTTTGAGGGGAGGGCTTATATTGATGGGATTAGTAGCTGGTGGGTCAATCTTTTTGGGCATTGCAATCCAACCATCAATCAAAAACTCAAAGAGCAGATTGATAGTCTTGAGCATGTGCTTTTAGCAGGCTTTACTCATGAACCAATTATTACGCTATCTAGGCGATTGTGTGCTCTTTTGCCAAAATCTTTGCAGAAATGCTTTTATGCGGATAATGGCTCTTCAGCTATTGAAGTGGCATTAAAAATGAGCTTCCACAAACATAGGCTAGAAGGGCGGATGAAGACAAAATTTCTCGCCCTAACCCATAGCTATCATGGCGAGACTCTTGGTGCTTTAAGTGTGGGAAATGTGGCGCTCTACAAAGAGACCTATGGCCCATTGCTGCTAGATTGCATGTTTGCTCCCTCCCCTGTGGGGGAGGATTTTGCCAAAGAGCTTGAGATTTTTCAATCCCTTATCAAAAACCATCACAAGGAGCTCTGCGCATTTATCTTGGAGCCTTTGGTGCAGTGCGCGGGAAATATGAATATGTATAGCAGGGATTTTGTGCACGAGGCTTGCAAATTTGCCCAAAGCTATGGGGTCAGCGTGATTTTTGATGAGATTGCTGTGGGATTTGGGCGAGTGGGCAGTATGTTTGCTCTCTTGCAATGCGGGGTGGTGCCAGATTTTCTCTGTCTTTCAAAAGGCATCACAGGTGGGTATTTGCCCCTATCTGTGGTGGTGACTAGTGATGAGGTGTATCAGAGTTTTTATGCACCCTATGAGGAGGGTAGGGCGTTTTTGCATTCCCATAGCTATACGGGCAATCCACTGGCCTGTGCGTGTGCTAATGCGGTGTTAGATCTTTTTGAAAAGCAGAACGTGATTGAGAAAAATCAAGAGCTTGCTAGCTATATTTTGCAGCGCTTTATCTCTTTTGGTGCGTTTAAAAATGTCACAAATATCCGCTCATGTGGTATGATCTTTGCCTTTGATCTTATTAGCAATCAAAAGCGCGCAGGCCTAGTGTTTTTTACCAAGGCTCTGCAATGGGGGATGATCTTGCGTCCGCTTGGCAATACGATTTATTTCATGCCGCCCTATGTGATCACAAAAGAGCAGGTGGATTTTGTCTGTGATGGGATTGAGGGAATCTTAAAAGAATTTAAGTGA
- a CDS encoding pimeloyl-ACP methyl esterase BioG family protein, translating to MQVTILHPITTKRVTLCFGGFGTDPNFFKHLHAQCGVVLVYDYREDALNLDFLEGKEIFLLAWSMGVAMANRFTPPTLHIKKSIAINGTDYGIHKTFGIPPRIFAHTIKHFSPLDFYQGVFGWHFPKARDFTFPTNLTEELSWLYHTLCTIPPRSFAWDDVYISQEDAIFASKIQKSTWEHYKILQAPHFVFFDVQRWEDFFEA from the coding sequence ATGCAAGTAACAATCCTCCATCCCATCACTACCAAAAGAGTGACTCTCTGCTTTGGAGGCTTTGGCACAGACCCTAACTTTTTTAAGCACTTGCATGCACAATGTGGTGTCGTGTTGGTTTATGATTATCGCGAGGATGCTTTGAATCTAGATTTTTTGGAGGGAAAAGAGATTTTTTTGCTCGCCTGGTCTATGGGCGTGGCAATGGCCAATCGCTTCACTCCTCCCACACTCCACATAAAAAAATCCATTGCCATCAATGGCACAGATTATGGCATCCACAAAACATTTGGCATTCCGCCTAGAATCTTTGCCCATACCATCAAGCATTTCTCTCCCCTGGATTTCTACCAGGGGGTATTTGGATGGCATTTCCCAAAGGCTAGAGATTTCACCTTTCCCACAAATCTCACAGAGGAGCTATCCTGGCTCTATCATACCCTATGCACCATTCCACCGCGCTCCTTTGCATGGGATGATGTGTATATCAGTCAGGAGGATGCAATCTTTGCAAGCAAGATCCAAAAAAGTACTTGGGAGCATTATAAAATCCTGCAAGCGCCACATTTTGTATTTTTTGATGTGCAAAGATGGGAGGATTTTTTTGAGGCATGA
- a CDS encoding aminotransferase class I/II-fold pyridoxal phosphate-dependent enzyme yields MQHKAQKILDALRENTNFRALSPLSHQGKLLYKGEKPLLNLATNDYLGIAQDPSLQGEFLAQHDPALTPFSSSSSRILSGNFEIFARLESLLSLLYAPKSALLFNSGYHANIGCIDSLHQLGGVLFVIDSAAHASIFDGIKISRARFLRFKHNHLEEVEKILQTHAHKYEHVILVSEGIFSMDGDFAPLVEFVRFKSLYKNLSIYLDEAHSLGVCGQEMLGLAKEFALLESIDFVVLAFGKAIGSVGGCVLCSPTFKQYFINKARSLIYSTMLPPINIAFTLYVFENLSKLKSRQKHLQKLCALLKSHLQDSGIHFLGRAQIFCIMTHDNQKTLELSQRLEERGFYAPAIRPPTVPSNQARIRISLHAGLDKEEITQIAQALCK; encoded by the coding sequence ATGCAACATAAGGCACAAAAAATTTTGGATGCTTTGAGGGAAAATACAAACTTTCGAGCACTTTCTCCCCTCTCCCACCAGGGAAAACTACTCTACAAGGGAGAAAAACCCCTGCTCAATCTTGCAACAAATGATTATCTAGGGATCGCGCAAGACCCCTCCTTGCAAGGAGAATTTCTAGCCCAACATGACCCTGCACTCACTCCTTTTTCTAGCTCTTCTTCTCGTATCTTAAGTGGGAATTTTGAGATTTTTGCCCGCCTAGAGTCCCTGCTCTCCTTGCTTTATGCACCCAAATCTGCGCTGCTTTTTAATAGCGGCTATCATGCCAATATTGGCTGCATTGACTCACTCCATCAGCTTGGAGGCGTGCTCTTTGTCATTGATAGTGCTGCGCATGCTAGCATCTTTGATGGGATCAAAATCTCGCGCGCTAGATTTCTCCGCTTCAAGCATAATCATCTAGAAGAAGTAGAGAAAATCCTCCAAACCCATGCCCACAAATATGAGCATGTCATCCTTGTAAGCGAGGGGATTTTTAGCATGGATGGGGATTTTGCCCCGCTTGTGGAGTTTGTGCGATTCAAAAGCCTTTATAAAAATCTCTCCATCTATCTGGATGAAGCGCATTCTTTGGGTGTGTGTGGGCAGGAGATGCTAGGCCTTGCAAAAGAGTTTGCCCTGTTAGAGTCCATTGATTTTGTCGTACTTGCCTTTGGCAAGGCCATAGGCTCTGTGGGGGGATGTGTTTTATGCTCCCCAACTTTTAAGCAATATTTCATCAACAAGGCCAGAAGCCTGATTTATTCCACCATGCTCCCGCCAATCAACATCGCTTTTACCCTCTATGTCTTTGAAAATCTTTCCAAACTCAAATCTCGCCAAAAGCATTTGCAAAAACTCTGCGCATTGCTAAAATCTCATCTCCAAGATTCTGGAATCCATTTCCTTGGAAGGGCACAGATTTTTTGCATCATGACCCATGACAATCAAAAAACCCTAGAGCTCTCCCAAAGACTAGAAGAAAGAGGATTCTATGCCCCTGCCATTCGCCCCCCAACAGTGCCAAGCAATCAAGCAAGGATCCGAATCTCCCTGCACGCAGGACTAGACAAAGAAGAAATTACACAAATCGCCCAGGCATTATGCAAGTAA
- the bioD gene encoding ATP-dependent dethiobiotin synthetase BioD, whose protein sequence is MQICISGIHTNTGKTHASAMLCKILKYDYYKLIQAGNPKDSQKILQFSPQTTIHKEGYFLKTPASPHIGKQKENAKYHGLSLPIPSAKNLIIETPGGLFCPLDEQNFVIDFLAHHKLPTFLVGKYYLGAISHLFLSLEALQKRKIQILGILLCGEEDLSISSFVRAHTNLPLLHLPFFDRENFAIAQEIFHAQFKPLIHLHSL, encoded by the coding sequence ATGCAAATTTGCATCAGCGGAATCCACACCAACACAGGCAAAACCCATGCCAGTGCCATGCTCTGCAAAATCCTAAAATATGATTATTACAAACTCATTCAAGCAGGCAATCCAAAAGACAGTCAAAAAATCTTGCAGTTTTCCCCACAAACCACCATCCACAAAGAAGGCTACTTCCTAAAAACCCCCGCCTCCCCCCACATCGGCAAACAAAAAGAAAATGCAAAATACCATGGCCTCTCCCTCCCCATCCCCTCTGCAAAAAACCTCATCATCGAAACTCCAGGCGGGCTCTTCTGCCCACTAGATGAGCAAAATTTCGTCATAGATTTTCTCGCTCACCACAAGCTACCCACCTTTTTGGTGGGGAAATATTATCTTGGTGCAATCAGTCATCTTTTTTTGAGTCTAGAGGCATTGCAAAAGCGAAAAATTCAGATTTTAGGGATTTTGCTGTGTGGGGAGGAGGATTTAAGCATCAGCTCTTTTGTGAGGGCACATACAAATCTCCCCCTCTTGCATCTGCCTTTTTTTGACAGAGAGAATTTTGCAATTGCACAAGAGATTTTTCACGCGCAATTCAAGCCGCTAATACATTTGCACTCTCTCTAA
- a CDS encoding methyltransferase domain-containing protein: MKDLIKKRFLRAEHSYNAHAIIQNQMQDKLLSLLPKKSFDSIFEFGAGTGGFTQKITHCLQYERFLCNDIIDYAHHFPPQIEFFSFDMNEANLHLASKTFDLILSNACMQWLNQELFFKNLDLFSKKDSILAITCFGKENLYEIRELTGFGLPYLELACYEKFLKQNWKILHLFEERVCLSFGRALEVFSHLQSTGTNALAKDAKITKKTLQDLENKYHNTLTYHPIYLVAQRC, encoded by the coding sequence ATGAAAGATTTGATTAAAAAGCGATTTTTGCGCGCAGAGCATAGCTACAATGCCCATGCCATCATCCAAAATCAGATGCAAGACAAACTCCTCTCCTTGCTGCCCAAAAAATCTTTTGATAGCATTTTTGAATTTGGTGCTGGGACTGGGGGCTTCACTCAAAAAATCACTCATTGCTTGCAATATGAACGATTTTTATGCAATGACATCATTGATTATGCCCATCATTTCCCCCCCCAGATAGAATTTTTCTCTTTTGATATGAATGAGGCAAATCTCCATCTTGCTTCAAAAACCTTTGATCTGATTCTCTCCAATGCCTGCATGCAGTGGCTAAATCAAGAATTATTTTTTAAGAATTTGGATCTTTTTAGCAAAAAAGACAGCATCCTGGCCATCACTTGCTTTGGCAAAGAAAATCTCTATGAAATCAGGGAGCTCACGGGCTTTGGCCTGCCTTATTTGGAACTTGCTTGCTATGAGAAATTTTTAAAACAAAACTGGAAGATTCTGCATCTTTTTGAAGAGCGCGTGTGTCTTTCTTTTGGCAGGGCGCTAGAGGTCTTTTCTCATTTACAGAGCACTGGCACCAATGCCCTGGCAAAAGATGCCAAAATCACCAAAAAAACCCTCCAAGATCTAGAAAACAAATACCACAACACCCTCACCTACCACCCTATTTATCTGGTCGCACAAAGATGCTAA